The genomic segment ACGGCAGGGTCGGAACAGCCAATGATGGGATCGCCAAGGAGGGGATCGACAGAGGCGGAAGCTCGATAGACGGGATGCCGATGGACGGAAGCGTTGGAACCGCAATGGACGGCAGCGTCGGGATGGCCAAGGACGGAATCGCCAGAGATGGCAACGAGATTGCCGGAAGGGCGATCGACGGCAGAGTCGGGACCGCTACAGAGGGGATCGCCACCGAAGGGAGCGAGAGAGGCGGGAGTCCAATAGACGGCAGGGTCGGGACAGCCACGGAGGGGATGACCAGGGATGGCAGCGACAGGGCCGGAAGTGCAATTGAGGGAACCGCCAGGGACGGGAGCGACAGAGGCGGCAGCGAAAGCGCCGGAAGACCCACCGAAGGAAGCCCCGCAGTGGGGACAGCCGGGCCCGGGAATCCCGTGGGCACGGCCCCGGATGGGACCGAGAACGCCGGAAGCCCAATCGAGGGGATTGCGATGGACGGAAGCGCCAGGGACGGCAGCGACAGAGGCGGAAGGGCAATTGAGGGAACCACAACAGTCGGGAGCGAGAGCGGAGGCAATCCTACCGAAGGCAGCGAGGGGACTGCAACTGTCGGGATCGCCAGGGACGGGATCGCAATGGAGGGGATCGAGAGAGCCGGCAGGGCAATCGAAGGCAGAGCGATCGAGGGGAGGGCCAGAGATGGCACCGAAAGAGGCGGCAGTCCAACAGATGGAAGAGTGGGAACCGCGATCGAAGGAACCGCCAGGGACGGAAGCGAGATGGCCGGAAGGGCAATCGAAGGCAAGGTGGGCACGGCGATCGACGGAAGTGAGAGCTGCGGGAGTCCGATGGATGGCACCGAGGGGACTGCGATTGACGGGAGCGAAATGGCCGGCAGGGCAATCGAAGGCAAGGTGGGCACAGCGATCGAGGGAAgcgagagcggcggcagtCCAACGGATGGCGCAGAAGGGACCGCAATCGACGGGAGCGAAATGGCCGGCAGGGCAATCGAAGGCAAGGTGGGCACAGCAATCGACGGGATTGAGAGAGCCGGGAGCGAAATAGCCGGCAGGGCGATCGAAGGCAAAGTAGGTACGGCGATCGATGGGAGCGAAAGCGGCGGGAGTCCAATAGATGGCGCAGAGGGCACTGCAACCGACGGGATCGAGAGAGCCGGGAGCGCGATCGAGGGGAGCGTCGGAACTGCAATCGACGGGACCGCCAGAGACGGGATCGAGAGAGCCGGAAGAGCAATCGAAGGCAAGGTGGGAACGGCAATCGACGGAAGTGAGAGCTGCGGGAGTCCGATGGATGGCACCGAGGGGACCGCAATAGACGGCAGAGCAATCGACGGGATTGAGAGAGCCGGGAGCGAAATAGCCGGCAGAGCGATCGAAGGCAAAGTAGGCACGGCGATCGATGGGAGTGAAAACGGCGGGACTCCAACGGATGGTGCAGAGGGCACTGCAACCGACGGGACCGAGAGAGCCGGGAGCGAGATAGCCGGCAGGGCAATCGAAGGCAGTGTGGGCACGGCGATCGATGGCACGGCGATCGACGGAAGTGAGAGCGGTGGAAGTCCAATAGATGGCACCGACGGGACCGCAATCGACGGCAGAGCAATCGACGGGATTGAGAGAGCCGGGAGCGAGATAGCTGGCAGGGCAATCGAAGGCAAAGTAGGCACGGCGATCGACGGCAGAGCAATCGATGGGAGCGAAAGCGGCGGGAGTCCAACAGATGGCGCAGAGGGCACTGCAACCGACGGGATCGAGAGAGCCGGGAGTGCAATAGACGGCAATGTGGGCACAGCAATCGACGGCAGACCAATCGATGGGAGCGAAAGCGGTGGAAGTCCAACAGACGGCGCAGAGGGCACGGCGATGGAAGGAATCGCGATCGATGGCAGCGACAGAGccgggagggagagagaggggatCGCAAGCGAAGGGAGCGAAAGAGCCGGCAGCGCCAgagacggcagagacggCACCGCAACCGACGGGAGCGAGAGCGGCGGGAGCCCAATGGACGGCACCGAGGGCACCGCAATCGATGGGAGTCCTACAGAGGGGATCGTGATGGATGGGACTGCAAtcgacggcagcgagagGGCCGGAAGTGCCAGAGAGGGGAACGCGATAGACGGCAACGACAACGCCGGGAAGCCGGGCCCGTTACCACCACCGGACTGACCACCACCTCCGGACTGTCCGCCGCCACCAGACGGAAGAGGAAGTCCAAGCGAGGGCAGCCCACCGGTAGGCAATGTCAGAGCAGGGAGTGCCACGGAGGGGAGCGAAAGCGCCGGCAGAGAGATAGACGGGATCGCGATCGAAGGGATCGAGAGGGCGGGCAGCGACGGAACCGCGAGGGACGGGACCGAAAGAGCGGGAAGCGCGATCGACGGGATCGAAAGCGGGGGCAGCCCAATGGAGGGCAGCGAGGGGACCGCAACGGACGGGAACGCCAACGACGGGATCGAGAGGGCCGGCAGGGAGAGCGAAGGCAACGCAATCGAAGGGATCGAGAGAGCCGGGAGCGTAACAGAAGGCACTGCAGGCACTGCTACAGATGGCACCGAGAGAGCCGGGAGCGCGATCGAGGGGAGCGTCGGAACTGCAATCGACGGGACCGCCAGAGACGGAAGCGAGAGAGCCGGCAATGCGATGGATGGGAGCGTTGGGACTGCAACCGAGGGAACCGCCAAAGACGGAAGCGAGAGCGCCGGCAGAGAGATCGAAGGCAGAGCAACCGAGGGGACCGCCAGAGACGGAAGCGAGAGAGCCGGCAGGGCGATGGACGGAAGCGTAGGAACCGCAGCCGAGGGGACCGCAACAGACGGGAACGCCAACGACGGGATCGAGAGGGCCGGCAGGGAGAGCGAAGGCACCGCAATCGAAGGAACCGCCAGGGACGGAAGCGAGATGGCCGGAAGTGCGATTGAGGGAAGCGTGGGAACCACAGCTGAGGGAACCGCCAGGGATGGAAGCGAAAGAGCCGGCAGAGAAATCGACGGGATCGCCAGTGACGGGATTGAGAGAGCCGGCAGTGCGATAGACGGAAGCGTTGGGACTGCAACTGAGGGGACCGCCAGGGATGGGAGCGAAAGAGCCGGCAAGGAGATCGAAGGAACTGCAATCGAAGGGATCGCTAGAGAGGGGAGCGAAAGAGCCGGCAGAGAAATTGACGGGATCGCCAGTGACGGGATCGAGAGAGCCGGCAAAGCAATGGACGGAAGCGTAGGAACTGCAACCGAGGGAACCGCCAGAGACGGAAGCGAAAGAGCCGGCAAGGAGATCGAGGGCAGAGCAATCGAAGGGACAGCCACGGACGGAATCGAAAGAGGTGGCAGTCCAATAGAAGGAAGCGTGGGGACTGCAACCGAGGGGATCGCCAGTGACGGGAGCGAAATGGCTGGCAGTGCAATGGAAGGAAGTGTAGGCACTGCAACTGAGGGGACCGCCAGGGACGGGACCGAGAGAGCCGGCAGGGCAATCGAGGGCAGAGAGATCGAAGGGACCGCCAGGGACGGAATCGAAAGAGGAGGCAGCCCAACAGATGGGAGCGTGGGAACCGCAATCGAAGGAACCGCCAGGGACGGGAGCGAAAGAGCCGGTAGCGAGATGGCCGGGAGCGCAATCGACGGGATTGACAGCGATGGGAGCGCAATCGAGGGCAGTGAGAGTGCCGGGACTGACAGTGATGGAAGCGCAATCGAAGGCAATGCTACCGACGGGACCGACAGAGGCGGGAGCCCGATAGAGGGGAGGGTCGGAACTGCAATCGACGGGACCGCTACAGACGGGAGCGAGATGGCCGGAAGTGCGATCGACGGCAGACCAAAAGGTGGGGCACCGCCTCCGGATCCACCGCCACCGGACGGCGATCCCGCAGACGGAGCCGGAAGCCCCGCACTCGGAAGCGAAAGTGCCGGAAGCCCGATTGACGGGATCGACAGCGATGGGAGCGCAAGCGAAGGCAACGCCACCGACGGAATCGAGAGAGGCGGGAGTCCAATCGAGGGGAGCGTCGGGACCGCGATGGAGGGGACCGCCACAGACGGGAGCGAGATGGCCGGGAGTGCAATCGATGGGATCGACAGCGATGGCAGAGCAATCGAGGGAACCGAGAGAGGCGGGAGCCCGATCGAAGGGAGCGTCGGAACTGCAATCGACGGGACCGCCACCGAGGGAACCGAGATGGCCGGGAGTGCAATCGACGGGATTGAGAGCGATGGCAGAGCAATTGAGGGCAATGAGAGTGCCGGGACTGACAGTGATGGAACTGCGATAGAAGGGACTGCCAGAGACGGGATCGACAGCGATGGAAGCGCAATCGACGGGACCGCCACCGAGGGAACCGAGATGGCCGGGAGGGCAATCGACGGAATCGACAGAGATGGAACTGCGATAGAAGGCAATGAGAGTGCTGGGATCGACAGCGATGGAACTGCAATCGAAGGCAATGCTACCGACGGGATCGACAGAGGCGGAACTGCAATAGACGGCAATGAGAGTGCCGGGATCGACAGTGATGGAACTGCGAGAGAGGGGAGCGTCGGGATCGCAAGCGACGGGACCGCCAGAGACGGAAGCGTGACAGACGGGATAGCAATGGACGGCAGCGTGACAGACGGCAGGTTGAGCGAGGGGATCGCGATAGACGGAAGGGCCGCCGAAGGGAGGGCCACCGAGGGTGCCGTGACGGACGGCACGGCGACCGGGGGCAAGTTGATGACCGGGATCGCGATGGGCTGGACGCCTATCGGCGGGATAGAGACCTTGATCTCGAGGCCCGGGTACGTGGTGCCGGGGATGGTGGAGGTGCGAACCAACGGCCCGAGCAGGTTGTTAGCGAGCGGGATGATGAGCGCGGAGGCGGccccggccgaggccagggCCACGACGGCATCGGACTTGCGCATCCTGGGCGACTTTGAGGTTCGAGGTTGGTAAACGTTGAAGGAAGTGGGGGCCGGTTTGCCGTTTTACCAAGATCAAAAGATCAAAGATGGGGGGACCAAGTGCTTTGAGCGGgtgggaagagaagggaCTGAGGAAGGGTGGCGAACCTTTCGAGAGGTTCTGAGAGCCTTCGAAAGTGTTCGGTTCCAGAGACTTGTCCGAGTGCTCAGGTAATGATGGAATGAGTTGGCCTGctttcttcccttctcaTGATTTCCTGAGGCAAAGGCAGATCATGGGAGTTTTATATCTCTTGTTCTCTCAGCTCTTCACATCTTGGCCCTCCACTCTTTAGCTCCTCACTACTTCACTCCTTCACTCTTTTCGCTCTTCGCTCTTCTCTCCTTGACACCTCCACATCGTCGAGCGTCCCACTTCCTCCCGTCCCAGTATCCGAGACATGAACCCTTCAGCGGCGCCTCTTGACCTGTCTCACACCGCGAGATCTGGACTTTGGCTAGCCTGTGCGCCTATCTGCCTCGACAGTTGCGTGCTCCCGTGGGGGGTCCAGAGTTGTTTCTCTTTGGAGATCCGCCGCTGGAGATGTCGGAATAGGTGAGGTCGCAACCGCAACCAGCTGAGACCAGAAGTGCGGTTGCGTCGCGGAGAACGTCATGGCGCTACTGTAGAATCGGGGTTGGAGGGATGCTGGGGAGGATAACCTCCGCCTTTCAAGGACGGCCCGGTGCATCCCTTCACGGTGGCTTCACGCTATGCCGATTCCCAGCGGGGAGAGAGATCCCCTTTGGGACGCGCTGCCGTTTGCGTGCCGCGGATGGCGGTCTCGGCCGCTTGGGACTTAGAGCGGAGCGGAGaaaatgggggggggggggggcgagagTCCAGATGCCGGCTCTTCTAGCACATCACCGCACCTAGCGTTGTCTTATCCTCGGGAAACGCCGCTTCATTGGTGCTCCCGAAAGCTTGGTCGGCGATCCAGCACCCGCTCTGTCGACGGTGCGTCAATCCCTTGACGACATGTCGATGTATGTGGCTCCATGCGTGGTTTGATGCAATGTGAGTTGCTTTGCTGCGTGCACCTCACTCATGGATGGCTACAAGGCGACTATTTCATCTCGTGGGGACAAACGGTCTTTTTCTGTTGGCCTGTATGTATTGCGGTACAGATAGACCAGATGATTGTCTCTTGCGGACTTCGTGATGATGCCATGAACGTGTCACTGAATCTAAAGACGGACTGCAACAGGCTTCCAGTTCGTGAAGGGGAGCGCAACAAGTGCATGCCGGACACGGTCGATGTGATCGAACAGACATGTGACGTTTATCGTGTAGAGCAATGTCCAGTGCGGGAGGACCCATTCATCGAGTACGGTGTGCCGAACCACATCCAGCCCTTGATTACGGATCCCCAGCCCAAGCCGCGCTATCTGTCTGTGTTCAACAAGTCCCAATATCGTGGATAGTCTTGCAGTGGCACACAGTAGCAAGGGCTCCGGCTACTGATTACAACTGGGAGCCTCTGCAAAGAAGTTAGCGAAATCGCCATGTTCCTCGACAGGCCTCTTCCGGCCATAACACTGCTTCCAAGAGCCGCCCCGACCGAGGGATAGGTCGGGATGGCGTGCCTGGCAGCGATTGCGACATAcaagacgacggcgctggagTATTGCAAACGACCCAGTTCTGCTGCCAAGATGTGGTTAGCTAAGCACGCTGAATCATGGTTCTGTGATGGCTCCATCACGACGGGAGTCAGTAATCCAGATACGTACTTCCGCAAATAGGTTAACAAATCACAAGTTCTGGCTGGGCGAGAGTTCTAGAACGGGGAGGTCACAAAGATGGCCGCTGAGTCAAAATACGGCTGACAGGTGAGGAGTCTTCGCGGCGCTTCTCCCGATGCAGACGCAGGCCTTACCCGAGAGTCGATGGGCAGGCTTTCGGACAATGAGTCCGGGGGTTCAGTCGCCCCTCCCAGGCTGGCAATTGCGGCACGTTCCGGCAGCGGCGCGAGGAATGGCGTTCGCCGTCGGGAGACATAGCCGGCCGGATACCAATATGGTTCCTTGGACGGCGTTTGCCGGGGATCCATACGGCCGGTAGTGATCTGGGACGCTCTCCCGAAGGAACATGTGCCTGACGATCGCCAGTCTTCTCTTTTTCCAGCAGCGACGACTTCAACATCGGACGGTGATAgtgcttttttcttttcttcttcatctaGTGGCTCGGTAGACGGGTCTATCATGGGGCGGGTGAGGGAGTGGCGGGATTTACCGTTGTCGTTCTGTTGACGACAACCAGGGTTCAGGTTCATCTCAAGATGGGATGTCTTCACGTGAGGATAATAACCGCGTTTCCTTCGTAGCAAAGCCGGTTCTGGTCTCATGTTTCCAAACCAAAGTAATTTTGTGACGGCCTCGATTATTGATGGATGAACTTTGGAAGCTTTAAACAACCATTGAAATATGGAAGGCCATGAGTGTGTTTAGTTACCTCATGGGACCGGGAGACAATCGGGATGCCCCGATGTAAGGATGACAATGCGGAGCGACAATGCCGTGATGGTCCCAGACGAACCCTTAGACAGGTCATCTGTTGACTTTATCATGGCTTTCCTCAATCGAGAGTTGCTGGATATGAGAGAAGATGCATTGCACTGCATCGCCGTCAAAGACACCTACGACTGTGCGCATGATAAGCAGAACCACAACCAGGTACAAGCCAGCCGTGGCAGCATTTGCAAAAGGCTGTTCGGAACCTGGAAGATATATCTACATATGAGTCTTTCGTGTTGTCAATGAGTCTCAGGACACACCTGGCTCATGTGTGTGGGCAGACTTGTCGAGATTTCTATACAGCCGCGCGGGCGTGCTAGATGGGAGTACTGGCGTTGGAAGGCCATCTGTACATGTAGTGAATTCAGGAAACTTCTCAGGCGATCGGTTTGTGGTCACGTTATGTTCTTCTGGATCTCCATCCTCCGCACCACCTCTCGACCAGAACGTGGATACAATTGTCATTGGTGGAGCATTTCCAGCCCATGGAGCAGGCGGCCCAAGTGTTCCTATATCCGTGTTTCGACCAAATAGTGTCATCGAGACCAATGGTATTTATTTTATTCGTTCCTTCGTCTCATCAGTAGGCCCAGTTGATATTGAAATGCTTGGCTACGTGGATGTCGCAGCCGACTCCCGAGAGCCTAGCCAGAGGAGACCTCGGCCCCTCTCCCTTGCCAGCCGGCATCTGTGCCGTCACATCATGATGGAATCGGACGAAATCACACGTGTAGGCTTGATAACGAGACGACATAGCCTTGATACACTCGAACTATcaaaaataaaataaaaactACATAAAAAACCCGTACCGCTGCTGCCCTCCAGGAGTCCAGCCTCCCTCTCGCACCAGCGCCCAACCGCTTAAAATATCATGACCAGGGCCAAGCAGCCCGTCGTCCCGGATTCTTGGGACCACACGCTCAACCGAGCCGTAGCGGAAGTCGATTCACCACGGCCTCGCAAGGCGTACatgccctcccccccccgtcgGGGATCCCGGCTTCGCATCTGGGAGTGTTCTgtgggaaagggagggaTGCCGGCGGTGTGGGTACCGGAAGCGTCTGTCATGTAGACGTTCTGAGACATGGGCATCGGCCTGGCCTCTGATACGTGATTCACAAACCCAGAAACGGCCAGATGGGCACTTCTCCCGCGCGTCTCGATCCCACCCGCCAGTCTTTGATCGTGTCTCTGCCTTTCTGTCTCTATgtctctctatctctctgtctatttctctctccccatgtctctctcttcctccctctttctcgaTCATCGCCTGCCTTACCGTTGGGCTGGCGGACTTGTTCTCCCGGGTCGGGCTTGATTGGCCATTGTTCTGCGCGAAAAGGGGGTTGTTTGTGTGAAAGGGAATCGTAACACACAAGATTACATTACCCCAACTTTCGGGCCTGGTGTCCCGCGCCGCCCATGCATTCTTGGTCTGTCTACCCCATGTATCCATCCATAcgggcggggggggggggacacaCATAAGGATGGACCATACCCTTGGACGGCCGGCCGCACACCCTCTTGTATGCACTCGGTGGTTTGGCAGCCAAACAAATTGCCGCCGTCTGCATTGCCAAGCGAGGAACCCAAGATTCAGGCCCTACCAGTCGTCCATTCAAAATAAGAAacctctcccccttccccaagCGTGTTAGTCGCCTCTTGGCACAATCCTTTGGGAccccagcccccccccctcctaaCTGGGTCACAAGTGTTCTTTCTCCCCATCACATTCCATTTCCCCCTTGAATCTCAATTCCCGCGACAGCAGAAGCTCCCCCAATGACCGCCAAGCGTTTAAcagcagggggggggagagctGCTGGGTACGGAGTACAAGGACCGCAAGACTTTCCAGTACTGCGCCGCACGACCGATCAGCCAACCCCATCCACCTCCGAGAGTTGGGCCGCGTGCCATAGGGCGACCTGGAAGAGCGGCCCGGACGAGAATGTGGTGAGTCGTGACACGCTGGACAGGATAGGTCGCGTCGGGATGGCCTCCGTGAGGAAAAGGAAGGCAAGGCAAGAATTGGCTTGCACTTCAAGCTTTTACGGACGGCGCTTGGCTCCTCCCACGCGCACACCCTCCATTCGGCAATGTTTTATTCCCTgagaaaagggggaggggggagttCGCGCCTGTTTCAGCCCGGCCTTGTGACGATGAgacttggaggagaagaaatATTCACGCGTTCGAGGACTTTGGTGTCCCAATGTTCTCTGTTGACGGCCCGGCGtcctcacccccccctctaccctcctctcctctccctctgtTGAACCTGAGAGGACCCTACCAAGAAGAACTtgcggggaggagggggccaTGATACATAGTAGCGTCTGCAACCCGCAACCCCGGGGCGCGAATCCGGGGGCGCAAGTCCCGCGGCCCGTTTGGTGAACACGGGGGACTGGTTTCCTCGTCCCGTCTGCTGGCGTCTCTTTGTACGATGCTGTTGTCCCAGCATTCCCATCTTCACAACGAGATGGATGCGCGCCGGAGATATGCCACGCTCGTCTCTGCGGGCTCGAGTGctccacacacacactctcgACGTGATTGAGGGCATCTACTCCTACGCGAGGCCCTCGCATTGCTGCTGTGAAAGCCACTAGTCAGCCCAGCCATAGACAGACAACCCATGTGGATGAAGCCCTACTGCTATTATTGCCACTGTTACTACCACCACCTCTACTGCTCCTGATGTTCCTgatatcccccccccctaaaGTGCTGACCCCAGTCCTCgcttccgccacgaggcCAACCAGCTCCCTCTCCCCGGAACCCCAGCTTCTCGATCCCGGCCGACACCGCACGGCACGAGGATGTGTGGCGCCGTGTGGGTGGTCTGGAGGAAGGTCACCCTCTCGAGGGCGCACGGCGAGGACACGGCGAGAGGCACACCGCGTTCACCCCCTTACCTAGGCACAGGGCCGGCTACCCGCCATTCCGCATCTTGGGACGGTTTGTTCCTGCGTTCCCTTTTGGGATCGGCCTTGAGGAGGGTTGAGAGGGCGTTGAGAGGGCGTGATCCCGGAGACGAATCACCAGGTCTTTTTTGGAAAATGGGAAGCAAACACAGAATAGGAAAACAAAAATCATAAAGTCAACCATCATCCCCCCGTGTTCCcattcttctttttctcttcgtCACCCATCTCATACACCTCTCCCCCCgaccctctccctctctgtGTCACCACGCCCTGGTCTTATACTGTGCCACCGGCTCACGGAGAACCATCCAAGAtggccgccaccaccacccacgaCGCCCACGATGAGAAGGACCTCAGCGTCCACGAGGCGAAGCAGccggccgtcgtcatcaccaagacggccatcGGTGACGAGGCCTTCCAGCAGGCGATGCTGAAGGAGCCGCCTTCCTGGTTCGGCaaccccatcatcatcccgGCCATCATGGTCGccttctgctgctcgacgaccAACGGCTACGACGGCTCGCTATTCGGCACGCTGCTGTCCAACGATGATTTCAAGGACTTCTTTGGCGTCGAAAACAAGGGAATCGCAGCTGGTAggtccccccttccccctccacTTATACCTCCTATCCCACGATACCATGAGAGCACAAAGGGACCTGATATCAAGGACAAACCCAATAAACTAACACCACCAGGCATCGTCACCGCCATGTACCAGATCGGCAGCGTCGTCTCGATCCCCTTCGTCGGCCCCGCCATCGACACCTGGGGCCGCCGCGTCGGCATGTTCCTCGGCtccctcatcatcatcatcggcgtcatCATCCAGATCACCTGCATCCAGACCGGCAGCGTCAACCAGTTCATGGCCggccgcttcttcctcggcttcggcgtccagatcgccgccgccgccggccccatctacgtcgtcgaggtcgcccaCCCGGCCCACCGCGGCGTCTGCGGCGGTCTCTACAACGTCATGTGgcccgtcggcgccctcgttGCCAGCAGTGCTGCccgcggcgccctcgacctcggcggctcCACGAGCTGGGCCATCCCCGTCGGTCTCCAGGCCATGTAAGTCCTCCAAAGAAGAagcctctcttcctccccatcCCTCCCCGCCTCCAACCCCCCGCCCCCAACTCTTAAttcctctttctcttggGGATATGATGGCTGACatgtggcggcggcgttctttccccccctccaggTTCCCCggcatcatcctcctcggctcCCTTTTCCTCCCCGAGTCCCCCCGCTGGCTCTacaccaacaacaagcgcgaggaggcccgGCAGATCCTCAGCCGCCTCCACGCGCGCGgcaacagcgacagcgagTGGGTCAAGCTCCAGATCAACGAGTATGAGGAgttcctcgagctcgagggctCCGACAAGAAGTGGTGGGACTACCGCGCTCTCTTCAAGAACCGCGCCTCCTTCTACCGCCTCACCTGCAACTGTCTCGTCTCGTGCTTCGGCCAGTGggccggcaacggcatcgTCTCCTACTTCCTCAGCGCCTTCCTCGACACCGCCGGCATCCGCGGCGACTCGACCCAGATGAACGTCCAGATGGGCATGAACGCCATCCagatcgtcttcgccgccgccggcgcctccatcgtcgacggcgtcggccgccggcccatgctcatcgtcgtcaacatcGTCTGCGGCCTCTGCTGgatcggcgtcatcgtcccggcctccatcgccaacatcgtcgacatggacgacaaggacgccgccgccgccatcaaccCCAACGTCTCCCGCGCCATGCTGGCCTGGGTCTACATCTTCCAGATCTGCTACTCCGCCGGCTGGACCCCGATGCAGGCCCTGTACCCGGTCGAGGTCCTCAGCTACGAGATCCGAGCCAAGGGCATGGCCTTCAGCGGTCTCTTCACCAACTTCGGTAAGCAAAGCACCCGTCAAAGTCGTCCGAGTAATAACATGTTCCGATTTCAAATTCTCTAAcatcttcctctctctcagccCTTCTCTCCAACCAGTTTGGTGTCcccgtcgccctcgaagACATCCAGTGGAGGACTTACATCGTCTTCTGCGTCTGGTGCTtcgtccaggccggcatCCTCTacttcctcgtccccgagaccaagaaccGCACTGTAAGTTTTGGGCCCCCGTTTCGTTCCCTAAAGAACagccaaaagaaaaaaaaaaaaagaccacACCCGCTGACCATTGCCACCCCTACCCACCTCacagctcgaggagctcgacatcATCTTCTCGTCCCCCAACCCCGTCAAGGCCTCCACGGCCAAGAAGCActacgaggtcgacgccagTGCCAACATCGTCCATGTGGAGGGCAGCACCGGCCACGATACCAGAGAGGTCTAGGGATGCCACCTCCACGCGCCCTCGATTGCCCTCCCCCATTTTTTTCATGTCTTCATCTTGATATCCGACATTCGTTTTGTTTCGAGTTcccggggggagggatgggcAGAATGAAAAGAGCCCGTGCAGCAGCACTACtactgcagcagcagcagcagcagcagctgcagcagcaaaAACCTTTAATATCTCCCACGAGGGTCACcgttctttttttccttcaTCACTTTGGAATTTGTGTCTTTCCGTTCCGCGGGGGTTCGCCTTCTCATGGAGTAACCTGACGGGACGGGAGGGGCAGATAATAGCCAGGGGCGGAGGAGCACGCCTGGATAATACTAATAAAAACGCGATCACGCTACGATGTCACCGTGAAAACGATGTTTTGTATACATGACAGCCATCTTCTTTCCCTTACAGTGCCGACCTATAAGCTCCAAGTGACCGCCGCCATACTAATTGAAAT from the Colletotrichum destructivum chromosome 10, complete sequence genome contains:
- a CDS encoding Putative major facilitator, sugar transporter, major facilitator superfamily, which encodes MAATTTHDAHDEKDLSVHEAKQPAVVITKTAIGDEAFQQAMLKEPPSWFGNPIIIPAIMVAFCCSTTNGYDGSLFGTLLSNDDFKDFFGVENKGIAAGIVTAMYQIGSVVSIPFVGPAIDTWGRRVGMFLGSLIIIIGVIIQITCIQTGSVNQFMAGRFFLGFGVQIAAAAGPIYVVEVAHPAHRGVCGGLYNVMWPVGALVASSAARGALDLGGSTSWAIPVGLQAMFPGIILLGSLFLPESPRWLYTNNKREEARQILSRLHARGNSDSEWVKLQINEYEEFLELEGSDKKWWDYRALFKNRASFYRLTCNCLVSCFGQWAGNGIVSYFLSAFLDTAGIRGDSTQMNVQMGMNAIQIVFAAAGASIVDGVGRRPMLIVVNIVCGLCWIGVIVPASIANIVDMDDKDAAAAINPNVSRAMLAWVYIFQICYSAGWTPMQALYPVEVLSYEIRAKGMAFSGLFTNFALLSNQFGVPVALEDIQWRTYIVFCVWCFVQAGILYFLVPETKNRTLEELDIIFSSPNPVKASTAKKHYEVDASANIVHVEGSTGHDTREV